One Clostridium sp. CM027 genomic window carries:
- a CDS encoding ECF transporter S component: MFYILPEIIFGPIYGALAGGLVDTISYIIRPLGPYIPLFTLTTMLAGFIPGLIWKHTKFTKVAKQVKYYITCFATLGLIGIVNTIVILLFPKSNLGKLIFSLGKKTQFIGIGLEIIALLGFVILVINNVIKRNNSENKLYDNYIKMILAIGLPAIVISSINTYFLILFIPGLSSVGFMVLWLPRIAETCLMIIIQSYIISILLNVYELVFRIDLKC; this comes from the coding sequence ATTTTCTATATTCTTCCTGAAATTATTTTCGGACCAATTTATGGGGCACTTGCTGGTGGTCTTGTGGATACTATTTCATATATTATAAGACCTCTGGGACCTTATATTCCACTATTTACTTTAACAACAATGCTTGCAGGCTTTATTCCAGGACTAATATGGAAACACACAAAATTTACTAAAGTTGCAAAACAAGTTAAATACTATATTACTTGTTTTGCAACTTTAGGATTAATAGGAATTGTTAATACTATTGTAATATTGCTATTTCCAAAATCAAATTTAGGCAAACTTATATTTTCGCTTGGAAAGAAAACTCAATTTATTGGTATTGGACTCGAGATTATAGCACTGCTTGGTTTTGTAATTTTGGTTATTAATAATGTGATTAAAAGAAACAATAGTGAAAATAAACTATATGATAATTATATTAAAATGATTTTAGCAATAGGATTGCCTGCAATTGTAATTTCATCTATTAACACTTATTTTCTAATATTATTTATACCAGGGCTTTCTAGTGTAGGTTTTATGGTTTTATGGCTTCCTAGAATTGCAGAAACATGTCTAATGATAATAATTCAGTCGTATATAATATCTATCCTTTTAAATGTTTATGAATTGGTCTTTAGAATAGATCTTAAATGTTAA
- the hutG gene encoding formimidoylglutamase has product MFDKNYKITDKTVWQGRTDSETNYDAFRWHQCVKIIDLKRDDLISYTGKLGFAFIGFCCDEGVRLNSGRVGASKGPKSIRKELSNLPCNFSQEVKLFDVGDILCENCTLDESQALLSKAIEKILNLNLFPIILGGGHEVAFGSYMGTLNYLSQKSQEPNIGIINFDAHFDLRPYTKVTSSGTMFRQIADICSDRDLQYSYLCIGVQKHSNTIDLFKTADRLGVKYMLAKDIIDSDSWPLMEEIDNFIKFKDYLYVTICSDVFSTAFAPGVSSSQPLGLDPERVLKFLKYILRSNKVVSFDIAEVSPRFDQDDVTANLAAVLIFSVINTLCETNSLSI; this is encoded by the coding sequence ATGTTTGATAAAAATTATAAAATAACGGATAAAACAGTTTGGCAGGGACGCACTGATAGTGAAACCAACTATGATGCTTTTAGATGGCATCAATGTGTAAAGATAATAGATTTAAAAAGAGATGATTTAATTTCCTACACCGGTAAACTGGGATTTGCTTTTATTGGTTTTTGTTGTGATGAAGGTGTAAGGCTTAATAGTGGCAGAGTAGGGGCATCAAAGGGTCCTAAAAGTATAAGAAAAGAATTATCTAACCTTCCATGCAATTTTTCACAAGAAGTTAAACTTTTTGATGTAGGAGATATATTATGTGAAAACTGTACCCTTGATGAAAGCCAAGCTCTTCTATCAAAAGCAATCGAAAAGATTTTAAATTTAAATCTTTTTCCTATTATTTTGGGCGGTGGTCACGAAGTTGCTTTTGGAAGTTATATGGGTACATTAAATTACTTATCACAAAAAAGCCAAGAACCTAATATCGGGATAATAAATTTTGATGCTCATTTTGATTTAAGACCTTATACAAAAGTGACCAGTTCCGGAACAATGTTTAGACAAATAGCAGATATTTGTAGTGATAGGGATCTTCAATATTCTTATTTGTGCATCGGAGTTCAAAAGCACAGTAACACCATAGATCTTTTTAAAACAGCTGATAGACTTGGAGTTAAATACATGCTTGCGAAAGATATAATAGATAGTGACAGTTGGCCGCTTATGGAGGAAATAGATAATTTCATAAAATTTAAAGATTATCTATATGTAACTATATGCTCCGATGTATTTTCTACAGCTTTTGCACCAGGAGTAAGTTCGTCACAACCACTTGGTCTCGATCCTGAACGTGTATTAAAGTTTCTTAAATACATTTTAAGGTCAAATAAAGTAGTAAGTTTTGATATAGCTGAGGTTTCGCCAAGATTTGACCAAGACGACGTTACAGCAAACTTAGCAGCTGTATTGATTTTTTCTGTTATCAATACACTTTGTGAAACAAATAGTTTGTCTATCTAA